A region of the Hyalangium gracile genome:
GGGACGAAGGGGTCGCCTACAGCCTTCGCGCCGAGCATGGCGCGGACCTGCGTCAGGTGAGGCTCGAGTGGCGCGGCGCCCAGGCACTCCGGGTGGCCGACGGCGGACGCGCGCTGGAGGTGGAGCTGGCCGACGGCACCCTTCGCGAGGAGGGACTGCGCTGCGGGCAGGAGGGCGCGGCGGGCAAGTCGCTCGAGCTGCCCTGCCGCTACCGCGAGGCGCGCCTCAAGGGGCCGGACCTGTGGGAGTACGTCATCGAAGTGGACGTGAAGGAGCCCCGTGCCCCGGCCTGGGTCGATCCGGTCATCCGGTGGAACACCTTCGTGGGCCTGGGAGGCAACGACTCGCTCAACGGAATCACGATCCTCGAGCCTGGTGGATGGGTCTTCTCCGTCGGCGCCAGTGGTAGCGGGACCGGGCCAGCGGTGCCCTCCGCTGGTACCGGCTTGGACCAGCGTGGGAGCAACTCGGATGTGGTCGTCAGCCGGAATGACGGCACCGGCACCCTGATCTGGAGGGCGGTCTTCGGCGGCAGCGGGAACGACGTCGCCAAGGTGTTCGTCATCGGCGAGAACAGCTTCGTCTATGTGGCAGGTACCACCGGCTCGCTCGACTTCCCGCTGGCGCCGGGGTCCATGGCCGCCAACGGCGCCACGGACGGCTTCATTGCCCGCATGGCGTCGAACGGCAGCGGCTTCAGCTGGGTCCGGCGCGTGGGAGGACCGGGTGACGAGGACATCCACTCCCTGGTCCTCGGGCAGGACAAGAAGCTGTACGCCGTGGGCTCGTCCACTTCGTCTCGGATGCCCGGATGGGACGGCGGCGTATCGCTGGGGCAGCGGGACTTCTTCGTGAGCCGGCTCGATGCCATCTCCGGCGATCTGGAGAGGACCCTGGTCCTCAGCGGCAGCGGCCACGAGGAAGCCCTGTCCATCGCGAGGGATCCGCAGGCCACTTCGGGCGCAATCCTGTACGTCACCGGCTACACCGAGTCAGCGAACTTTCCCCTGTCCGGGGCCGTCGTCGGCCCCGCGGATCTCGACGGTGGGCGGGAGGCCGTGGTGCTCCGGCTGAACCAGGATCTCGTCACCCCCACCTGGTGGACCTTCCTCGGCGGCCATGGCCAGGACCAGGGCAACGCCATCCTGTATCAGGGGAGCCCTTCCCGCGTCATCGTCGTGGGCACGACCGGCTCCAGCGACTTCCCCCTGCCCAACGCGCCCACCGGCAACCCGTTCGGGGTGAATGCGTTCGCGGCCGGCTTCAATCCCTCGACGGGCCAGAGGACGTTCGCCCTGGCGACAGGAGGCGCCGGGGATGACGAGGGGTTCGCCGTCGCGGCGGGCACCTTCGATACCTTCTACATCGGCGGGAGAACCACCTCGCGAGATCTCCCTACCTCGTTGGGATTCGACAAGGAGAGCAGCGGCACCACCGAGGGGTTCGTCCTGCGGATGGCTCCGGATGCCGGGAGCTTCTTTCCCGAGTGGGGCACCTACGTCGGTGGCGCCCTGCAGGACGAGGTGAGGGCGCTGGCCTCGGGCGAGGGAAACGAGCTGCTCATCGGCGGGGCGACGCGCTCGGGGGACATGTTGGACAACCTGTCACCGGTGGGTGAGGACCTCTCCTACTCGTTCCAGGACGACATGTTCCTCATCTCGCTCGAGGCCACCGACCTCACGCCTCCCGTGGGCCAGGTCAACGACGGCACCTCCGGGGACGTGGACACGCAGGAGACGAACCTGGCGCTGACGGCCCACTGGCTCTTCACGGACCACGAGACGGGCCTCCGGGACTACGAGTTCGGCGCGGGCACCGTGCCTGGATGCACCGACACCGTCCCCTTCCGCCTCATGAATCGGGCCCTGTCCATCTCGCTGGATAGCACCCAGCCGGGCTTCCGCCCCCTCGTTCCCGGCACGTGGTACTTCGCCACCGTCCGCGCGACGAACAACGAGGGGCTGACCACCACCCTCTCCTCGGATGGCTTCTTCGTGCTGTCGGATGGGGGGCCTGCCGTCCTTCCCCCGAAGCCTCTGCCCGGAACTCCCTGCCCCGGTGGGCAGCCGGACGGGGGAGCGCTGGATGGCGGGCTGCCCGACGGGGGACTTCCCGACGGCGGCGGGCTGCTGCCGGATGGAGGCTCCCCTCCGGGCCCGGACGAGGAGGACGGCGCGCGATCTCCGCTGGGCTGGGGCTGCGGGGCGACCGGTGGGCCCACGGCGGTGGTGCTGCTGATGCTCGTGGCGCTCGGGCTGTGGGGCTCGCGCCGCCGGGCCCGCTGAGCCATACCCCGCAAATGAAAACGGCTCGGCGGAGTCCGCCGAGCCGTTCACGGGTATCAGAGGTAACTGATGCCCGCGTCGACCGCGCTTAGGCCGTCGGAGCCGGAGCAGCAGCAGCCTTCTTGCGGGAGGACGTCTTGCGCGCGGTCTTGCGCGCTCCGCCCTTCTTGGCCGCCGTCTTCTTCTTCGGCGCAGCAGCCTTCTTCGTCGTCTTCTTCGCGGTCTTCTTCTTCGCGGCCATGCAATCCCTCCGTTGAGTTGGGTGCCCGCACCCAATGGGGGTGGGGCCCTGCACTCGGACACAAGTGACTGAGTGCTTGACGTGAATGGTAGAGGCGATAGTCGTGTGTGTCAACGCATGGTGACGTATTGCACTGCGTGGCGAGGGCCGATTTTTCGGCCTCCGCGCATTCAGGGACCGCTTCGGTGGCTCTTCGCCTACCTGCCGAGCGCTCTCCGAGGCCGAAAACTCGGCTCGGGAAGAGATCCGCGCGCGAGCCGAGAATTCGGCTCCGGAAGCGACACCGAGCCGTCACGCGCGAGTGTCCGATGGCGCGCAGAGCGCTCGGCGCACGCCGCGCTTCCTCCCGTCGGAGCCGACATCTAGGGTGCCCCCCGCGATGAGTGCCGACGAGAGGACGTTTCCCGAGGGCTTCACCTTCGGAGTCGCCACCTCCGCCTACCAGGTGGAGGGAGGCATCGAGAACGACTGGGCCGAGTGGGAGCGCGCCGGGAAGCTGAAGGAGCCGCACGTGCGCTGCGGCCGCGCGGTGGACCACTGGAATCGTTACGAAGAGGACTATGGGCTCGCCCTGGAGGCCGGGGCCTCGGCCTTCCGCGTCTCTCTGGAGTGGGCGCGCATCGAGCCTGGGCGCGGCCAGTTCGACGGAGCGGTGCTCGAGGCCTACCGCGAGCGGCTGCTGCGCATGAAGGCGCGGGGCCTGAGGCCCGTGGTGACGCTCCACCACTTCACCCACCCCACGTGGTTCCACCGGGAGACGCCCTGGCACACGCCGGCCAGCGTGGAGGCCTTCCGCGCCTACACCCGCGCGTGCGCGCCGCTGCTGAAGGGGCTGGATGCGCTGCTCATCACCCTCAACGAGCCCATGGTGGTGCTGCTCGGGGGGTACCTGCAGGGCCTGCTGCCGCCGGGCATCGCCGACGGGCCGAAGACGATGCAGGCGCTGGAGAACATGGTGCGCGCCCACGTGGCCGCGCGCGAGGAGTTGCAGGCGGTGCTGGGCAAGGTGGAGCTGGGCATCTCCCAGAACATGCTCTGCTTCGCGCCGGACCGGTGGTGGAACCCGCTGGACCGCGCCCTCGTGCGGCTGGGCGCCCACGCGTACAACCATGCGTTCCACGAGGCGCTCGTCTCCGGGAAGCTGCGGGTGAACATGCCGGGCGTGGCCTCCACGCGGGTGGACATCCCCCAGGCGAAGGGCTCGTGCGAGTTCATCGGCGTCAACTACTACTCCCGTGCGCATCTGCGCTTCATCCCTCGCACGCCTTTCATCGAGTTCAAGTTCCGGGACAGACACGGCCGCGGCCTCACGGACATCGGCTGGGAGGACTACCCCGAGGGCTTCGGGCAGATCCTCCGCGAGGTGAAGCGCTACGGGCTGCCCGTCTGGGTGACCGAGAACGGCATCGATGACCGCGACGGCCAGCGACGGCCCCACTACATCCACTCGCACCTGGCGCAGGTGCTGGAGGCGCGCGCCCAGGGGGTGGACATCCGCGGCTACCTCTACTGGAGCCTGCTGGACAACTTCGAGTGGCTGGAGGGCTGGGGCCCCCGCTTCGGGCTCTACCACGTGGACTTCGACACGCTGGAGCGCCGCCCCACCCCGGCCTGCGCGTACTTCCGCACCGTGGCCCAGGGCCGGCGGCTCGTCCCTCCCGAGCTGGCCTCGCCTCAGCCCAGCGCGGCCCGGTAGTCCACGTCCTGCTCCTCCGAGGGGCCTGTCAGGTCCACGCTCGCGGAGGCGAAGAAGCGGCGCGCGGCCTCCTCCACCGCCTCGGCGGAGTCCAGCGCGTTCACCTCCGAGCGGAAGAGGGCCGCGCCCCGCAGTCCGTGCGCGTACCAGGCCATGGGCTTGCGGAAGCTGCGCACCGCCCCGAGCTCATCTCCCACGAAGGCCACGTGCGCCCGGAAGTGGGCCAGCACGCCCTCGCAGCGCTCCTCGGGCGTGGGCGGCTCTCCGCCGGTAAGCTCGCGGAAGATCCATGGGTTGCCCAGCGCTCCACGGCCGATCATCACGAAGTCGCAGCCGGTGGTCTCCAGCATGCGGTGCGCGTCCTCGCGCGTCTTCACGTCCCCGTTGCCGATGATGGGCCGGTCCGGGAAGTGGCGCTTGAGGTCAGCAATGACTCCCCAGTCCGCCTTGCCCGAGTAGCCCTGCTCGCGGGTACGCGGGTGGATGGCGAGCGCCGCGCAGCCGGCCTCGAACAGCTCGCCGGCCACGCGCAGGTAGTTGAGGCTCTTCGCGTCCCACCCCGAGCGAATCTTGCAGGTGACGGGCAGCCCGGTGGCCGCGCGAATCTGGCGGACGATGTCCGCGGCGCGGGGCGGATCGCACAGCAGGCCGCTGCCGGCGCCGTTCTTCGTCACCTTCTTCACCGGGCAGCCCATGTTGATGTCGATGAGCTGGGCGCCGTACTCCTTGCCCACCACCGCGGCCCGGGCCATGGCCTCCGGGTCTCCTCCGAAGATCTGCAGCGAGTAGGGCCGCTCCACCTGAGGATCGAACCGCAGGTACTTGAGGGTGCGCTGGTTGGTGCGCATCAGTCCCTGGGAGCTGACCAGCTCGGTGGGACACAGCGCCGCCCCCATCCGGAAGGCGATGACGCGGAAGGGCATCTCGCTCACCCCCGCCATGGGGGCCAGGATGTAGGGGTTGGGGAGGGTGTAAGGGCCGATCTGCAACATGAGCGGTGGGGAACCTAGCGGATTGGTTGCCACAGAGCAGTGCCCAAGCAATGGTCTGCACGCGCACACCCCAACGGTTAAGGTGGTAGCCAATGTTCCGCTTTCGCCTGGGGAGCATCCCCGTCGAAGTCCAGGCCAGTCACCTGCTCGTGTCGGCGGCGATTGCCCTGACGTTCACGCCCACCGGCCGACCCGGCATCACCGGGACCATGGGCTTCAACGTCGTCTCGTGGATGCTCATCGTCTTCGTCTCCGTGCTCGTCCACGAATTGGGCCACGCCGTGGCCAGCCGGGCGTTCGGCTACCAGCCGAGCATCACCCTGGCCTGGATGGGAGGGCACACCCTGCCCAACGCACCGGGCCCCATCCCCTGGCACCGTGACGTGCTGCTGACCCTGGCGGGGCCCGTCTTCGGGCTGCTGCTGGGGCTGGCGTGCTGGGTGGGCAGCCTCCTGGTGGGGGACCGCTCCGAGGTGCTCGACTACCTGCTGAGCGTGGGGGCCATCGCCAACTTCTTCTGGGCCGGGCTCAACCTGCTGCCGGTGCTACCCCTGGATGGAGGGCGCATCGTCAGCGTGCTGGCGGTGCGGCTGTTCAAGCACCGGGGCTTCGTGGCGGCGCAGGTGCTGGCCCTGCTCATCTGCCTGGGCATGGTGGCCTGGGGCATCCGCCAGCGCGCGCCCTTCCTCACCTTGTTCTTCGCCATGTTCGGCTTCCAGGCCGTGCGCGCCATCTCCGAGGCGATGAAGCGGCCCGCCCCGCTGGGAGAGGCGGAGACGGCCGTCGCGCGCACCCTCCAGGAGGCCCACGAGGCGATGTCGAAGAACGAGCTCTCGGAGGCACGGCGGCTGGCCTCCTCCGCGCTCGACAACGGCACCGCGCTCACCCCGGACCTGGCCAGCCGCGCCCACTATCTGCTCGGGTGGGTGGCCCTCAAGGAAGGCCAGGGCCGCATGGCGCTGGACCACTTCTCCCAGGTGCAGCGCCAGCCGGTGGAGACGCACGCGCTGGCCGCCGCCTTCTCGTTGGTGGGCGACGAGGCGCGCGCCCTGCCCCTGTGGGAGATGGCCTGGCGCGACACGGGCGATCGCACGGTCATGCACGAGTACGCCGGCAGCCTCATCCGCTCGGGGAAGGAGGCCCAGGCGCTGCGGCTGCCCGGGGTGGATGCCGCCGCGGCCTTCTCCTGTGCCGAGCGCGTGCTGTTCATCCGCGGCGCCTACTCCGAGGCCGCGGCCATGGGCGAGGCGGCGCTGACCCATGTCCCCAACCCGACGATTGCCTATGACGCGGCGTGTGCATTCGCTCGTGCACGGAATGTCACGGATGCGGTGCGCATGCTGCACCGCGCCAGGGAGCTGGGATTCCGGGATGGGGCCTATGCCGCCTCGGACGAGGACCTGGCGCCGCTCCATGGCCACCCCGCCTTCGAGGCGTGGCTGACGGATCTTCGCCAATCTGCGTCCTCCTGACAGAGCCATGACATAGGGGGGTGTTGATGGAGGGTGAGGCTGAGCACCTTCCCGCTCGGTCTGCATTCCGCCGAGGCACCCCTTCATGATGCACGCTCCTGCTCGCGCCCCTGACGAGAAGATCAACTGGCTGGCCTCCATCCCCTTCTTCGGGGTCCACCTGATGTGCCTCTTCGTCTTCTATGTGGGGGCGAAGCCGGTGGACCTGCTGGTCTGCCTGGGCCTGTACGTGGTGCGCATGTGGGGCATCACCGCGGGCTACCACCGCTACTTCAGCCACCGCTCCTACAAGACGAACCGCTTCTTCCAGTTCATCCTGGCGCTGGTGGGCACCACGTCGGTGCAGAAGGGCGTGCTGTGGTGGGCGGCCAACCACCGGCACCACCACCGCGAGTCGGACACCGAGCTGGACATCCACTCGCCCATCCAGAAGGGCTTCTGGTGGAGCCACGTCGGCTGGATCCTCTGCGACAAGTACGGTGACACGAAGTACGAGTCCATCAAGGACTTCGCGCGCTTCCCGGAGCTGCGCTTGCTCAACCGCTTCCACCTGCTGCCGGGCATCGCGCTGGCCGTGGCGCTGTACTTCATCGGCGGCTTCTCGATGCTCGTCTGGGGCTTCTTCGTGAGCACCACGCTGCTGTGGCACGGCACCTTCACCATCAACTCGCTGAGCCACATCTTCGGCAAGCGCCGCTACCGCACCACGGACACCAGCAAGAACAACTGGCTGCTGGCGCTCATCACCCTGGGCGAGGGCTGGCACAACAACCACCACTACTACCAGAACACCGCCAACCAGGGCTGGTTCTGGTGGGAGGTGGACTTCAGCTACTACTCGCTCAAGGCGCTCTCGTGGGTGGGCGTGGTGAAGGACCTGCGCACCCCGACCGATGCGGTGAAGTACGCCTACCTGAAGTACACGCCGGAGCAGAAGGCGGAGCTCAACTCGCCCACGGCCTTCTGGAGCGCGATGGCGGCCCAGAAGAAGGCGGCCGAGGACAAGGTGCGCGAGGCCCTGGCGGCCGCGGCGGACCACCTGCCTACCTCCGCGCCCGCCCCCCAGGCGATGATCAAGCGCCAGTAAGGCCGCTTGCTCCCCAGAAAGGTCCGTGCCCCGAGGCCCTTGCCTCGGGATAAAGTGTAGGGACCTGTGTCACCCTCTTCGCTGAAACCCGAATCCGGCCTCCCGCGTACAGGAATGGCACCCGCGTCCAGTGACGCGGGAAGTTCCGACGAGGAGTTGATGGCCAGGTTCTGCCAGGGTGAGGCGACGGCGTTCGATGCGCTCTTCCAGCGCTACTCGCGCCCTGTCCACGGCTACCTCACCCGGCTGACGGGCAGTGCCTCGGCGGCCGAGGACCTGGTGCAGCTCACCTTCCTGTCCCTGGTGCGAGCGCGTGGGCGCTTCCAGGCGGGCGCGCGGGTGAAGCCGTGGCTGTACGCCATCGCCACCAACGCCGCGAGGGACCACCAGCGCCGCACCCGGCGGCCGGAGGAGCTCACCGACGAGGGCGAGCTGCCGGTGACGGTGGCGGCGGAGACGGCCGGCCCGCGGGACATGGGGCTGGAGCGCACGGTGCAGCGGGCCCTGGAGATGCTGCCCGAGGGCCAGCGCATCCCCATCGTCATGCACCGCTTCGAGGGGATGAGCTTCGCGGAGATCGCCGAGGCGATGGGCCTGACGGAGTCCGCGGTGAAGGTGCGCGCCCACCGAGGGTACGCGCGGCTGCGCGAGCTGCTGGCCGGGCTGAAGGAGGAGGCGAGCCAATGACGCCCGAGTGCGAGCGCGTGATGGATTCCCTGGGACAGCCCCTGCCGCCGGAGCTGGCCGCGCATGCCGCCTCGTGCGAGGACTGCCGCGCCCTCACCTCCGGCTTCGGGGCGCTCGAGGCGCTGCCGCCCGTGGCCCCCCCCAAGTCCACACCGGGCCTGGAGGCCGCGCGCGCGCGGACGCTGGAGGAGCTGGCCACCCAGCCCGTGGCAAAGCCGTGGTGGCGCGAGCTGCTGGCGCTGCTGGTGGCCTACCTCGTGGTGATGGTGGGAGGCCTGTTCACCCTGGGCCGCTCGGGCCTGGTGGCCAACACGGCCTCTCCGGCCGTCATCGCCGTGCTGGCGCTCCTCATCCTCGCGCTGGTGGGCGGCGGCGCGTACATCTCCCTGGCTCCGGCGCGGCGCGGCTTGCCCTGGGCGTGGGTGGCCGGGGGCGCGGCGATGGTGTCGCTCCTCCTGGTGGTGGGCGGCTCGGGCATCGCCTCGGCGCGCGGCTTCCTCGCGGGGGTGATGGGGTGCCTCACCACCGAGGTGGTGCTGTCCATTCCGCCGCTGGCGCTGGCGCTCGTGCTGCTGTGCCGCTCCGCCTTCCAGCCCGTGCGCGCCATCGCCGCGGGGCTGTCCGCGGGCGGCGTGAGCCTCTTCGTCCTGCACCTGCACTGCGCGGATGGGACGACCGGGCACCTGATGCTGGGCCACCTGGTGCCGTGGCTCCTGCTGGCCGGGGTGGCGCTCTTCCTGCGCGCGCGCCTGCCCACGCGCAGCTACGCCCCGTGAGCGGCGGCGGAGCTGGCCTCGCGGTGAAAAATGCGAGGCGCGTCCAGGGGGCAATGCCAGACGCGCCTCGCGGTGATGCGGAACGACGTGCGGCTCAGATTTCCCCGAGAGCCTGCTGAGGGAACGCTCGCGCGTCCACTTTCGGGTAGTACGCCTTCACCTTCCCGTCCGGCCCGATGATGACGCCCACCCGACGAGCATTGGGTGCCTTCGCGTCGTCACATGCGCCGTAGGCCAGCCCGACCTTCCGGTCGGTGTCGCACAGCAGCGGGAAGTTGAACCCGAACTTCTCGGAGAAGGCCTTGTTCTCCTCGGGGGTGTCGAAGCTGATGCCCAGAATCTCCGCGTTCTTCTGCTGGTACTGCGCTCTCTGGTCGCGGAACCCGCAACCCTCGGCCGTTCAACCCGGTGTGTCCGCCTTCGGGTAGAACCAGAGCACCACCGTCCTTCCACGGTACTCGGACAGCGAGTGCGTCCTGCCGGTGTGGTCCCGGACCGTGAAGTCCGGAGCCACGTCTCCTGGCTTGAGCATGGCGCAGCCTCCTCTCACGGCGCCGGAGCCCCCGCCGTGTTTCCTGGTGTCCCACCGCTCCGGAGGCCCCCCTCTAGCACGGCAGCCTTCCAGGCGACGACAGCCCCACACCCAGAGTCCTTCCTTGAACGGT
Encoded here:
- the dusB gene encoding tRNA dihydrouridine synthase DusB codes for the protein MLQIGPYTLPNPYILAPMAGVSEMPFRVIAFRMGAALCPTELVSSQGLMRTNQRTLKYLRFDPQVERPYSLQIFGGDPEAMARAAVVGKEYGAQLIDINMGCPVKKVTKNGAGSGLLCDPPRAADIVRQIRAATGLPVTCKIRSGWDAKSLNYLRVAGELFEAGCAALAIHPRTREQGYSGKADWGVIADLKRHFPDRPIIGNGDVKTREDAHRMLETTGCDFVMIGRGALGNPWIFRELTGGEPPTPEERCEGVLAHFRAHVAFVGDELGAVRSFRKPMAWYAHGLRGAALFRSEVNALDSAEAVEEAARRFFASASVDLTGPSEEQDVDYRAALG
- a CDS encoding RNA polymerase sigma factor, whose amino-acid sequence is MARFCQGEATAFDALFQRYSRPVHGYLTRLTGSASAAEDLVQLTFLSLVRARGRFQAGARVKPWLYAIATNAARDHQRRTRRPEELTDEGELPVTVAAETAGPRDMGLERTVQRALEMLPEGQRIPIVMHRFEGMSFAEIAEAMGLTESAVKVRAHRGYARLRELLAGLKEEASQ
- a CDS encoding NrsF family protein; protein product: MTPECERVMDSLGQPLPPELAAHAASCEDCRALTSGFGALEALPPVAPPKSTPGLEAARARTLEELATQPVAKPWWRELLALLVAYLVVMVGGLFTLGRSGLVANTASPAVIAVLALLILALVGGGAYISLAPARRGLPWAWVAGGAAMVSLLLVVGGSGIASARGFLAGVMGCLTTEVVLSIPPLALALVLLCRSAFQPVRAIAAGLSAGGVSLFVLHLHCADGTTGHLMLGHLVPWLLLAGVALFLRARLPTRSYAP
- a CDS encoding peroxiredoxin, whose translation is MSRRAPARSAARVDGGSSFIGAPTKPLSSAPFKEGLWVWGCRRLEGCRARGGPPERWDTRKHGGGSGAVRGGCAMLKPGDVAPDFTVRDHTGRTHSLSEYRGRTVVLWFYPKADTPGUTAEGCGFRDQRAQYQQKNAEILGISFDTPEENKAFSEKFGFNFPLLCDTDRKVGLAYGACDDAKAPNARRVGVIIGPDGKVKAYYPKVDARAFPQQALGEI
- a CDS encoding DUF7948 domain-containing protein, which produces MTASGSSAVQSPPAPPGPARPASSKQAFIAPEPGSPGRYLLEQPGARALFNESGVTMRLTAPERPARELRWGLAGARAVMPQPLQPREARLHQLVGQKESWRQDLPTWAALYYPGVAPGVDLWMEARDEGVAYSLRAEHGADLRQVRLEWRGAQALRVADGGRALEVELADGTLREEGLRCGQEGAAGKSLELPCRYREARLKGPDLWEYVIEVDVKEPRAPAWVDPVIRWNTFVGLGGNDSLNGITILEPGGWVFSVGASGSGTGPAVPSAGTGLDQRGSNSDVVVSRNDGTGTLIWRAVFGGSGNDVAKVFVIGENSFVYVAGTTGSLDFPLAPGSMAANGATDGFIARMASNGSGFSWVRRVGGPGDEDIHSLVLGQDKKLYAVGSSTSSRMPGWDGGVSLGQRDFFVSRLDAISGDLERTLVLSGSGHEEALSIARDPQATSGAILYVTGYTESANFPLSGAVVGPADLDGGREAVVLRLNQDLVTPTWWTFLGGHGQDQGNAILYQGSPSRVIVVGTTGSSDFPLPNAPTGNPFGVNAFAAGFNPSTGQRTFALATGGAGDDEGFAVAAGTFDTFYIGGRTTSRDLPTSLGFDKESSGTTEGFVLRMAPDAGSFFPEWGTYVGGALQDEVRALASGEGNELLIGGATRSGDMLDNLSPVGEDLSYSFQDDMFLISLEATDLTPPVGQVNDGTSGDVDTQETNLALTAHWLFTDHETGLRDYEFGAGTVPGCTDTVPFRLMNRALSISLDSTQPGFRPLVPGTWYFATVRATNNEGLTTTLSSDGFFVLSDGGPAVLPPKPLPGTPCPGGQPDGGALDGGLPDGGLPDGGGLLPDGGSPPGPDEEDGARSPLGWGCGATGGPTAVVLLMLVALGLWGSRRRAR
- a CDS encoding glycoside hydrolase family 1 protein, whose translation is MSADERTFPEGFTFGVATSAYQVEGGIENDWAEWERAGKLKEPHVRCGRAVDHWNRYEEDYGLALEAGASAFRVSLEWARIEPGRGQFDGAVLEAYRERLLRMKARGLRPVVTLHHFTHPTWFHRETPWHTPASVEAFRAYTRACAPLLKGLDALLITLNEPMVVLLGGYLQGLLPPGIADGPKTMQALENMVRAHVAAREELQAVLGKVELGISQNMLCFAPDRWWNPLDRALVRLGAHAYNHAFHEALVSGKLRVNMPGVASTRVDIPQAKGSCEFIGVNYYSRAHLRFIPRTPFIEFKFRDRHGRGLTDIGWEDYPEGFGQILREVKRYGLPVWVTENGIDDRDGQRRPHYIHSHLAQVLEARAQGVDIRGYLYWSLLDNFEWLEGWGPRFGLYHVDFDTLERRPTPACAYFRTVAQGRRLVPPELASPQPSAAR
- a CDS encoding acyl-CoA desaturase, which produces MHAPARAPDEKINWLASIPFFGVHLMCLFVFYVGAKPVDLLVCLGLYVVRMWGITAGYHRYFSHRSYKTNRFFQFILALVGTTSVQKGVLWWAANHRHHHRESDTELDIHSPIQKGFWWSHVGWILCDKYGDTKYESIKDFARFPELRLLNRFHLLPGIALAVALYFIGGFSMLVWGFFVSTTLLWHGTFTINSLSHIFGKRRYRTTDTSKNNWLLALITLGEGWHNNHHYYQNTANQGWFWWEVDFSYYSLKALSWVGVVKDLRTPTDAVKYAYLKYTPEQKAELNSPTAFWSAMAAQKKAAEDKVREALAAAADHLPTSAPAPQAMIKRQ
- a CDS encoding TPR end-of-group domain-containing protein, whose translation is MFRFRLGSIPVEVQASHLLVSAAIALTFTPTGRPGITGTMGFNVVSWMLIVFVSVLVHELGHAVASRAFGYQPSITLAWMGGHTLPNAPGPIPWHRDVLLTLAGPVFGLLLGLACWVGSLLVGDRSEVLDYLLSVGAIANFFWAGLNLLPVLPLDGGRIVSVLAVRLFKHRGFVAAQVLALLICLGMVAWGIRQRAPFLTLFFAMFGFQAVRAISEAMKRPAPLGEAETAVARTLQEAHEAMSKNELSEARRLASSALDNGTALTPDLASRAHYLLGWVALKEGQGRMALDHFSQVQRQPVETHALAAAFSLVGDEARALPLWEMAWRDTGDRTVMHEYAGSLIRSGKEAQALRLPGVDAAAAFSCAERVLFIRGAYSEAAAMGEAALTHVPNPTIAYDAACAFARARNVTDAVRMLHRARELGFRDGAYAASDEDLAPLHGHPAFEAWLTDLRQSASS